The Amycolatopsis nigrescens CSC17Ta-90 genomic interval AACTCCGGCCCGCAGACCCCTTCCGGCAACAGGGAAAGAGCACGCCGATGGACTTGACCACCGATCGCGCCGCCCGAGCGGGCCGCCGCGAACTCATCGGGCTCGCGGTGCTCGGCCTGCCCACCGTCCTGGTGGCACTGGACATGAGCGTGCTGTACCTGGCGCTGCCGCATCTGGCCGGGAGCCTTGGCGCGAGCAGCGTGCAGCAGCTGTGGATCACCGACGTCTACGGATTCGTGCTGGCCGGTCTGCTGGTCACGATGGGCACCCTCGGCGATCGGATCGGCCGGAAACGGCTGCTGCTCATCGGCGGGGTCTGTTTCGCCGCGGCCTCGGTGCTGGCCGCCTTCTCCACCAGCCCGGAGATGCTGATCGCGAGCAGGGCGCTGCTGGGGGTCGCCGGCTCCACCATCATGCCCTCGACCATGGCCCTGATCACCGTGCTGTTCCCCGACGCCAAGCAGCAGGCGATGGCGATCGCGGTGTGGATGGGCTGCTTCATGGGCGGTACCGCGCTCGGCCCGCTGGTCGGTGGCGCGCTGCTGGAGTTGTTCTGGTGGGGTTCGGTGTTCCTGCTCGGCGTGCCGGTGATGGCGCTGCTGCTGATCTTCGGGCCGAAGCTGCTGCCCGAGTACCGCGAACCGGCAGCGGGCCGGATCGACCCGGTCAGCGTGCTGCTGTCGATGGCGGCGGTGCTCTCCCTTGTCTACGGGCTCAAACAACTGGCCCGTGACGGTGCGGGGCCGGGGCAGTTCGCCGCGCTCGCGGCCGGGCTGGCCGTCGGCGTGGTCTTCCTGCGGCGGCAGCGACGGCTGACCAGCCCGCTGCTGGAGCTCGGGTTGTTCAAGAACCGGACGTTCCGGACCGGGCTGCTGCTGACGCTGGCCTCCGGCCTGGTCGGCGCGAACCAGCTGTTCGTCTCCTTCTACCTGCAGTCGGTGGAAGGGCTGTCGCCGGTGGCCACCGCGCTGTGGCTGCTGCCGTCGGTGGCGTCGATGGTGGTCGTCATCCAACTGGCGACCCTGCTCATCCGGCGGGTGCGGCCGGCCGCGGTGATCGCCGGTGGCCTGGTGGTCGCGGTGGCGGGCTACTTGTTGCTCACCCTGCTCGACGGCGGCGGTGATTTGCCGCTGACCATCACCGCGCTGGTGCTCGCGAACCTCGGCATCGGCCCGATGGCCGGGCTCTGCGCGACACTGGCCATGCAGTCGGTGCCGCCGGAGCGGGCCGGGTCGGCGGCGTCGCTGACCGAGACCGCGGGGGAGTTCGGCGTCGCGATGGGCGTGGTCACCGTGGGGCTTTTCGGCTCCGCGCTGTATCAGGCGCGGATCGAGACCGGCCCCGCCGTCCCGCCGGCGGCGGCGGAGGCCGCGCGCGACAGCGTCGGTGGAGCCA includes:
- a CDS encoding MFS transporter produces the protein MDLTTDRAARAGRRELIGLAVLGLPTVLVALDMSVLYLALPHLAGSLGASSVQQLWITDVYGFVLAGLLVTMGTLGDRIGRKRLLLIGGVCFAAASVLAAFSTSPEMLIASRALLGVAGSTIMPSTMALITVLFPDAKQQAMAIAVWMGCFMGGTALGPLVGGALLELFWWGSVFLLGVPVMALLLIFGPKLLPEYREPAAGRIDPVSVLLSMAAVLSLVYGLKQLARDGAGPGQFAALAAGLAVGVVFLRRQRRLTSPLLELGLFKNRTFRTGLLLTLASGLVGANQLFVSFYLQSVEGLSPVATALWLLPSVASMVVVIQLATLLIRRVRPAAVIAGGLVVAVAGYLLLTLLDGGGDLPLTITALVLANLGIGPMAGLCATLAMQSVPPERAGSAASLTETAGEFGVAMGVVTVGLFGSALYQARIETGPAVPPAAAEAARDSVGGAMAAAGQLPPAEAATLLRSAYQAVTSGLQGSAAVCAGIAAAAVLLVLTGIRHLPPSGRPETGAETGKAEEAAVGG